In Methylotenera versatilis 79, the DNA window CAGCACCGTCGCCCCACAAAATACAATTCCCTCTATCGGTGTAATCTGTAATACGTGAAAACGTTTCTGCGCCAATCACTAACACACACTTTGCACTGCCCGCTTTAATAAAGTTATCAGCGGTTGCCAGCGCATAGACAAAACCACTACATACTGCTTGAATATCAAATGCTGGACAGCCGGAAATGCCTAGTTTGCTCTGCACCATTGTCGCAACGCTTGGAAACACTTTATCTGGCGTGGTGGTTGCAATCACAATCAAATCAATGTCATTGGCATGAATGCCTGCACTTGCAATTGCGTTTTGCGCAGCAATAAACGCTAAGTCACTAGTAAACTCATTTTCAGCAGCAATATGTCTTTCGCGGATACCGGTGCGCGTAAAAATCCACTCATCAGTGGTATCCACCATTTTTTCTAAATCCGCATTACTTAATATTTTTTGCGGCAAATAGCTGCCAGTGCCAGTTATTTTTGCATAAATAGGACTGGATTGAATCATGCGTTAATACCTTCTTCTGCTAAATTATCTGCATTTGATGCGATATTTTGTGGCTGTAAATGTTCGATTTCTAATTGCTCTGTAATGCGGCGCAAAACGCCACTACGCGCTTCTTCAATCGCAACATGCAATGCGTAATAAAAAGCTAATTCATCTGCTCCGCCATGGCTTTTCACCACAATACCGCGCAGACCTAAAAAGCTCGCACCGTTGTAGCGACGCGGATCTAAGCGATTTTTAAACGCTTTTAATACTGGCATCGCGCCTAGCGCCATTAATTTAGTCAGCCAGTTTTTTTTGAATTCCATCGTTAAAAACTTGCCCATCATATGCGCTAAACCTTCGGTGGTTTTAAGTGACACATTGCCTACAAAACCATCACATACGACCAAATCAGTTGTGCCTTTAAAGATGTCATCACCTTCGATATTGCCATAAAAATTAAGATGGCTAGCGCGCAATAGTTCAGCCGCCTGCTTAACCACTTCATTGCCTTTAATATCTTCAGAGCCAATATTCAACAAACCAACCGTTGGATTAGCTTTATGCTCAACACAACTGACTAACATTGCCCCCATTACCGCAAACTGCAACAAGTGTTCTGGTGTACAGTCGGCATTGGCACCCAAATCCAGCATGTAGGTTTTACCTTTTTCTGAAGGCAAAGAAGAGGCAATGGCAGGCCGATCAATACCTGGCAATGTTTTTAAAACAAAACGTGCAGTAGCCATCAGCGCGCCAGTATTGCCAGCGCTTACACAGGCATTCGCCTCACCAGACTTTACTAAGTTGATGGCCACGCGCATCGAGGAATCTTTTTTATTTTTTAAAGCGCTTTGCGGTGATTCATCCATCGATACAACTTCTGTTGTGTGATGAATACGCAAACGAGGGCTGGTGCTAGATTTATGGGCTTTTAATTCAGCTTGAATCGCATCTTCTAAGCCGACCAGCACAATATTAAGCTGTGCATCTTCTTTAAGTGCCCTTAAAGCTGCAGGAACGGTTACGTGAGGGCCGTGATCGCCACCCATCGCATCTATCGCAATTGTAATATCCATTAAAGTATCAAATATCAGATTCAGATGTTTGCCGACGATTAGGCCAGCAAACAATAATTTAGGGGATGAAACGCAAAATGCGCACAAATGCTAAATGTGCAAACGCCGCACTGTTTAGAGTACGGCGCATTTGTTCCAGCTATTTGATTAATCACTGTAATTTAAGTGTTGCGGTTTAATTACTTAGGTTTTAATCAACAAAAACTAGAGTAAGGGCTTATTCGCCTTTAGTCGACAATACTTTACGACCACGGTAATAGCCAGTTGGGCTAACGTGATGACGTAAATGTGTTTCGCCTGTTGTTGGCTCAACTGCTAAAGGTGGATTAACTAAAAAGTCATGTGAACGGTGCATACCACGTTTAGAAGGTGACTTTTTGTTTTGTTGAACTGCCATGATAAAACTCCAATAAATGCTTTAAGCAAATGCGTTAAATAGCTAATTCAGCATTATAATTTATTTTATTGCACTGTGCAAATAGAAGCGCGCATTGCAAGAAAGTGCGGTCGTGTTAGGTAATGATTAACTGGATTTTTTTGCAAAATCTTTAAGCACCGCAAAAGGATTCGGCTTCTCTCCACTTTGCTTAGTATATTGTATACATTCTTGCTGGTTCACTGCCGAATGGACTGGTGCAATTGGAAACGCAATTAATAACTCATCTTCAATCACTTCCCACACGTGCATTTCACGCGCGGATTCCAGCCAATCTAAATCATCGCTTTCATCAAAACCAGCGGGTTCTGAATCGCTAATCAAATAATCAAAATCTAGCTTTAATGGCACTTTCATTTCATTTAAACAGCGCTGGCAAATAGCTGGCAACTCCGCATCTATCGTTAAATGCAAACTGGGCTGGCTGAATTTTTTAGCTTCACCTATTAATGTAAAGTGTATTTTTGCTGTTTGTTGACGTTCAATTTTTAACACCAATAAGTCGTTAAGTCTTTGCAGCGAAGTCAATTCAACGCTTCCTGAAACGATTTGTTCAGATACTGCAAACTCAAGATTGTTAATCAATAGTGGTTTCATTATGGCCATTAATTTGTTCATTTTTCATCAATCAAGCCATTTTTTGGCTTTGTACTTATTTTGTAGACTGCGCCTGCGTGTTACAATCGGTCAGTTTGTTGCATATCTTTAAGGGTTCAAGTGTTCAAAAAAATTCTTGTTGCTAATCGGGGTGAAATTGCAGTGCGTATTGTACGCGCTTGCTCCGAAATGGGCATTAAATCTGTCGCTATTTATGCTGAGGCTGATCGCCATGCCTTGCATGTAAAAAAAGCTGATGAGGCTTATAACATCGGCACCGATCCGGTTGCTGGCTATTTAAACGCGCATAATATCGTCAACGTGGCGGTCGCTGCTGGCTGTGATGCCTTGCATCCTGGCTATGGATTTTTATCAGAAAATCCAGAGTTAGCAGAAATCTGCGCGCGCCGAGGCATTAAATTTATTGGGCCTACTTCTGCAGTTATCCGTCAAATGGGCGATAAAATCCAAGCGCGTAATGCAATGACTAAAGCTGGCATTCCAT includes these proteins:
- a CDS encoding beta-ketoacyl-ACP synthase III, with translation MIQSSPIYAKITGTGSYLPQKILSNADLEKMVDTTDEWIFTRTGIRERHIAAENEFTSDLAFIAAQNAIASAGIHANDIDLIVIATTTPDKVFPSVATMVQSKLGISGCPAFDIQAVCSGFVYALATADNFIKAGSAKCVLVIGAETFSRITDYTDRGNCILWGDGAGAVILQASAETGIISTHLHADGNYEKMLHVPRNANGPDTVLMEGNAVFKMAVNTLDQIVDETLAANGMQKSDIDWLVPHQANIRILQATAKKLELSMDKVVVTVDKHGNTSAASIPLALDVAVRDGRIKRGDVILMEAFGGGFTWGSALIRY
- a CDS encoding YceD family protein; the encoded protein is MAIMKPLLINNLEFAVSEQIVSGSVELTSLQRLNDLLVLKIERQQTAKIHFTLIGEAKKFSQPSLHLTIDAELPAICQRCLNEMKVPLKLDFDYLISDSEPAGFDESDDLDWLESAREMHVWEVIEDELLIAFPIAPVHSAVNQQECIQYTKQSGEKPNPFAVLKDFAKKSS
- the plsX gene encoding phosphate acyltransferase PlsX, producing the protein MDITIAIDAMGGDHGPHVTVPAALRALKEDAQLNIVLVGLEDAIQAELKAHKSSTSPRLRIHHTTEVVSMDESPQSALKNKKDSSMRVAINLVKSGEANACVSAGNTGALMATARFVLKTLPGIDRPAIASSLPSEKGKTYMLDLGANADCTPEHLLQFAVMGAMLVSCVEHKANPTVGLLNIGSEDIKGNEVVKQAAELLRASHLNFYGNIEGDDIFKGTTDLVVCDGFVGNVSLKTTEGLAHMMGKFLTMEFKKNWLTKLMALGAMPVLKAFKNRLDPRRYNGASFLGLRGIVVKSHGGADELAFYYALHVAIEEARSGVLRRITEQLEIEHLQPQNIASNADNLAEEGINA
- the rpmF gene encoding 50S ribosomal protein L32, whose amino-acid sequence is MAVQQNKKSPSKRGMHRSHDFLVNPPLAVEPTTGETHLRHHVSPTGYYRGRKVLSTKGE